One genomic region from Shewanella aestuarii encodes:
- a CDS encoding EAL domain-containing protein, which produces MKLRKRINLILLPAIAVVFFTFSFFFYQSVKYNLINATLSAFSHQFERIASNGVAKVIAVENMINYQLQSKEAADLFERAKNDDTDIRVSAQFLDRFIKSSESEYIQDIAIFDLSKRPISYVDFDDPFTDATVTESSDFLINKINNAIASKSRKRIFANYYQIVSTDSKPYQLQLYRVFSPYLLVSEPLYNYTDDLVVVQTRLKPDYFRNIFNQDVSQYQDYLTIEMFTHPLTEKRLNNRIVVEHVEGDDSYHFAITVFNGLVNVSLSKQFFAKQLTELKIQIGLAALALSLFCYLILHLLIYKQIIRPITELALGINAIQRGDSEALIPLDTDDEVAELNNSYLALIERIQQLANNDELTGLANRAHFNRVLDKKMHSSKAEIGTLGLLFIDLDNFKYVNDNFGHEAGDRVLVTFANRLTNSLRKTNRAKNKFQRQCVARLGGDEFVVLLEGLPVVDDLKVIAKRIIALFEDGFEVDGKTYDVHASIGIAFQQGNKCKADAFLQQADSAMYAAKNGGKNNYCIYDDSLDNQLKEQKYIESEIVKALRENSFYLVFLPSYETATLAVKGFEVLLRAPELNKKGIGPDKFIAIAEQSDLITKIDLWVIAEALTKLATLRRLQEFDGTLAINISSRELFNDSFVAEVSALMLQHKIPPYKVIFEISEASLLVENNKVLINLTRLKALGIKIAIDDFGVNYSAFSHLNHYPLDSLKIDRSFLLQMQGVQVGNKPLIDIIYDLANIHGLDVAIEGVQSEKELDHVKKLGCNTVQGFYLSKPLEWHQAQALVNKTNVSYFPSNKTS; this is translated from the coding sequence TGAACGCATAGCAAGTAATGGGGTTGCCAAAGTTATTGCAGTTGAAAACATGATTAATTATCAACTACAAAGTAAAGAAGCTGCTGACTTATTTGAACGTGCTAAAAATGATGATACTGATATTCGGGTTAGCGCGCAGTTTTTAGATCGATTTATTAAATCGAGTGAAAGCGAGTACATTCAAGATATCGCGATTTTTGATTTAAGCAAGCGGCCTATCAGCTATGTGGATTTTGACGATCCGTTTACTGATGCCACGGTGACGGAATCAAGCGATTTTTTGATCAACAAAATTAATAATGCTATAGCCAGTAAAAGCCGCAAACGTATATTTGCTAATTATTATCAAATTGTTTCGACAGATTCTAAACCCTATCAATTGCAGTTATACCGTGTTTTCTCGCCTTACCTTTTAGTGTCAGAACCTTTATATAACTACACAGATGATTTAGTGGTTGTGCAAACCAGATTAAAACCAGATTATTTCAGAAACATTTTTAATCAAGATGTTAGTCAATATCAAGATTACCTTACCATTGAAATGTTTACCCACCCTTTAACAGAAAAAAGGCTTAATAATAGGATTGTTGTTGAACATGTTGAAGGTGATGATTCATATCATTTTGCTATCACCGTATTTAATGGCTTGGTAAATGTTAGCTTAAGCAAGCAATTTTTTGCCAAGCAATTGACAGAGTTAAAAATTCAAATTGGCCTAGCTGCGCTGGCCTTATCGTTATTTTGTTACCTTATTTTGCACTTACTTATTTACAAGCAAATTATTCGTCCCATAACTGAGTTAGCGCTAGGCATTAATGCCATACAACGAGGGGATAGTGAGGCGCTTATTCCGCTTGATACAGACGATGAGGTGGCTGAACTTAATAATAGTTATCTTGCCTTAATTGAGCGTATTCAACAGCTAGCCAATAATGATGAGTTAACCGGGCTGGCAAATAGGGCGCATTTCAACCGAGTATTAGATAAAAAAATGCATTCATCTAAGGCCGAAATAGGTACCTTAGGATTGCTGTTTATCGATTTAGATAATTTTAAATATGTTAATGACAACTTTGGCCACGAGGCCGGTGATCGTGTATTGGTGACATTTGCGAATAGATTGACCAATTCGTTAAGAAAAACCAATCGTGCCAAAAATAAATTTCAACGCCAGTGTGTTGCCCGCTTAGGTGGGGATGAATTTGTAGTATTACTAGAAGGGCTTCCCGTGGTTGATGATCTAAAGGTCATCGCCAAGCGGATTATTGCCTTGTTTGAGGATGGATTTGAGGTTGACGGTAAAACCTATGATGTTCATGCCAGTATTGGCATAGCATTCCAACAAGGTAATAAATGTAAAGCGGATGCATTTTTACAACAGGCTGATAGCGCCATGTATGCCGCTAAAAATGGCGGTAAAAATAATTATTGTATTTATGATGATTCTTTAGATAACCAGCTAAAAGAGCAGAAGTATATTGAATCTGAAATTGTAAAAGCATTACGTGAAAATTCCTTCTATTTAGTATTCCTTCCTTCTTATGAAACAGCAACTCTTGCGGTAAAGGGTTTTGAAGTTTTACTGCGGGCACCGGAGTTAAATAAAAAGGGTATTGGGCCAGATAAGTTTATTGCGATTGCTGAGCAAAGCGATTTAATTACAAAAATTGATTTATGGGTTATTGCTGAAGCCTTGACTAAGTTGGCAACTCTTAGACGCTTGCAGGAATTTGATGGTACGTTAGCAATCAATATATCTTCCCGAGAGCTGTTTAATGACAGCTTTGTTGCTGAGGTATCAGCCTTGATGCTGCAACACAAAATACCGCCATATAAGGTGATATTTGAAATATCTGAGGCATCTTTATTAGTTGAAAATAACAAGGTATTGATTAATCTCACCAGATTAAAAGCCCTAGGGATAAAAATAGCCATTGATGACTTTGGGGTAAATTATTCCGCTTTTAGTCATTTAAATCATTATCCGTTGGATTCGTTAAAAATTGATCGTTCATTCCTGTTGCAAATGCAAGGCGTTCAAGTGGGTAATAAACCACTAATAGACATTATTTATGACCTTGCCAATATTCATGGTTTAGATGTGGCTATAGAAGGGGTACAAAGCGAGAAAGAGCTGGATCATGTTAAAAAATTAGGCTGCAATACGGTACAAGGGTTTTATTTGTCAAAGCCATTA